Proteins found in one Fibrobacter sp. genomic segment:
- a CDS encoding methionyl aminopeptidase, translated as MIERNDLCWCGSGRKYKKCHLFEDQKAEAASREKRQGQHRKKGLIKTPAEIEGMRAAGKFNGSLMDYIRPFVKAGVSTEYLNKLVHKHTVDAGHVPACLGYHGFPKSLCTSINNVVCHGIPSEKEIIKDGDIINIDLTTIVGGFYGDSSETFMIGKVSPEARHLVEVTARAMILGIDAVKPGVPLISIAEAIEPFVKSEGCSVVRQYTGHGIGKKFHENFTVYHHIDPDCEPIILEPGMTFTVEPMVNLGGYKVTTDEVDGWTVRTKDGSLSAQFEHTVLVTESGAEVLTLTPSQRSAGVRLEIGNLQFK; from the coding sequence ATGATTGAAAGAAATGATTTGTGCTGGTGTGGAAGTGGGCGTAAGTATAAAAAATGCCACCTGTTTGAGGACCAGAAGGCAGAGGCTGCAAGTCGGGAAAAGCGGCAGGGGCAGCACCGCAAAAAAGGGCTTATCAAGACTCCTGCAGAGATCGAGGGGATGCGGGCTGCAGGAAAATTCAATGGCAGTCTTATGGATTATATTCGCCCCTTTGTAAAGGCCGGTGTCAGCACCGAATATCTGAACAAACTTGTGCATAAACATACTGTAGATGCCGGTCATGTACCCGCGTGTCTTGGATATCATGGATTCCCGAAGTCACTTTGTACGTCAATAAATAACGTAGTATGCCATGGGATTCCTTCAGAAAAAGAGATTATCAAAGATGGTGATATCATTAACATAGACCTGACCACTATAGTAGGCGGATTCTATGGTGATTCCTCTGAAACTTTTATGATCGGCAAAGTCTCACCCGAGGCCAGACATCTGGTCGAAGTCACTGCAAGAGCAATGATTCTGGGTATCGATGCCGTAAAACCTGGAGTTCCCCTGATATCGATAGCTGAAGCAATAGAACCTTTTGTAAAATCGGAGGGGTGTTCGGTTGTAAGGCAGTACACCGGGCATGGAATAGGAAAAAAATTCCATGAGAATTTCACCGTTTATCATCATATCGATCCTGATTGCGAACCGATAATCCTGGAGCCGGGAATGACCTTTACTGTTGAGCCGATGGTTAACCTGGGTGGATATAAGGTGACTACGGATGAAGTTGACGGATGGACAGTGAGGACAAAAGACGGTTCACTTTCCGCCCAGTTTGAGCACACTGTTCTGGTGACTGAGAGCGGGGCAGAAGTACTCACCCTTACACCATCTCAGAGAAGTGCTGGAGTAAGGCTCGAAATTGGAAATTTACAGTTTAAATAA
- the maf gene encoding septum formation protein Maf, translating into MIKWQNPGRRIILASGSPRRQQILLQMGFSFETIPPPTIEERQYIEPTNLEGSVQKLASLKAGIVSGNYPESLVLGADTIVVKDREVLGKPRDRQDAFRMLKGLSGRSHEVITGIALRCEETGFFESGFSSTKVFFREIGDEEIDAYLSNDEYRDKAGAYAIQGKALIFVDRIEGCYYNVVGLPVSNTISLFKEFNVRKESADVRE; encoded by the coding sequence ATGATAAAATGGCAGAACCCCGGCAGAAGGATAATTCTGGCATCCGGCTCACCTCGACGGCAACAGATACTCTTACAAATGGGTTTTTCATTTGAGACAATACCACCGCCTACAATCGAGGAGCGGCAATACATTGAACCAACGAATCTGGAAGGATCTGTTCAGAAGCTTGCCTCCCTGAAAGCCGGCATAGTCTCAGGTAATTATCCGGAGTCCCTTGTTCTTGGAGCAGACACAATTGTAGTGAAAGACCGGGAGGTTCTTGGGAAACCCCGCGACCGTCAGGATGCTTTCAGGATGTTAAAAGGTCTCTCCGGAAGATCTCACGAAGTGATCACCGGTATTGCCCTTCGATGTGAGGAGACCGGCTTTTTCGAAAGCGGTTTTTCTTCCACAAAGGTATTTTTCAGGGAAATAGGTGATGAGGAGATCGATGCATATTTAAGCAATGATGAATACAGGGACAAAGCTGGTGCTTACGCTATTCAGGGAAAAGCACTTATATTTGTTGATAGGATTGAGGGCTGCTATTACAACGTAGTTGGCCTTCCGGTAAGTAACACAATATCTCTATTCAAGGAATTCAACGTGCGAAAGGAATCCGCAGATGTCAGAGAATAA
- the hisB gene encoding imidazoleglycerol-phosphate dehydratase HisB: protein MTRKAKVERKTRETDIVLELVLDGSGNSEVSTGNGFMDHMMVLFSRHGLFDLKLTCKGDTHIDFHHSAEDIGICLGAAFSQALGDFKGITRYGTAYVPMDESLARVCIDIAGRPNLVYSVELTDRKINDFDCDLAEDFFKAFTDNSKSTVHVDLLRGRNSHHSLEAVFKAFGRALSEACAINPRAANQIPSTKGVM from the coding sequence ATGACCAGAAAAGCAAAAGTTGAGCGAAAAACCAGAGAGACAGACATAGTTCTTGAACTTGTTCTGGATGGAAGCGGCAATTCCGAAGTGTCGACCGGAAACGGGTTTATGGATCACATGATGGTTCTTTTTTCCCGTCACGGGCTTTTTGACCTCAAGCTCACATGTAAAGGCGACACTCATATTGATTTCCACCACAGCGCCGAAGACATCGGAATCTGTCTTGGAGCGGCATTCAGCCAGGCGCTTGGTGATTTCAAAGGGATAACCCGTTACGGCACAGCTTATGTCCCCATGGATGAATCGCTTGCAAGGGTGTGCATTGACATTGCCGGAAGGCCCAATCTTGTCTATTCCGTAGAGCTGACAGATCGCAAAATCAACGATTTTGACTGTGATCTGGCTGAAGATTTCTTCAAAGCTTTTACAGACAATTCAAAGAGCACTGTCCATGTCGATCTTCTACGCGGCAGAAACAGTCATCATTCGCTTGAGGCAGTTTTCAAAGCATTTGGCAGAGCGTTGTCTGAGGCCTGCGCGATCAATCCCCGCGCCGCAAACCAGATCCCATCAACCAAAGGTGTGATGTAG
- a CDS encoding zinc ribbon domain-containing protein — protein MPTYEYECEKCGHVFEEFQSINAKPIETCKKEGCGGSVRRLFSPGAGFLFKGSGFYITDYRSDSYKKGASSESTKTSSSSSSSSTSSSSSLSKSTS, from the coding sequence ATGCCTACATACGAATATGAGTGTGAGAAATGCGGACACGTCTTTGAAGAGTTCCAGAGTATCAATGCCAAGCCGATTGAAACCTGTAAAAAGGAAGGTTGTGGTGGTTCTGTGAGGCGTCTCTTTTCTCCGGGAGCAGGTTTTTTGTTTAAAGGCAGCGGTTTTTACATCACCGATTACCGTTCCGATTCTTACAAAAAAGGTGCCAGCAGTGAAAGCACAAAGACATCAAGCTCCTCATCCAGTTCTTCAACAAGCTCCTCATCTTCTTTGTCGAAGAGCACAAGCTAG
- the hflX gene encoding GTPase HflX, whose amino-acid sequence MIETRQIAEKIILAGLQTSGTDPALFEEDMHEMQLLCETAGASVVAIITQKRERPESSTYLGRGKIEEIRAVMKANDAKTLIIDAQLSPAQVRNIEKIVQGKVIDRSQLILDIFAKHARTSESRIQVELAQMRTLYPRLTHAWTHFSQQVGGIGTRGPGEKQLEIDRRLVQKKISDLKDKLKKIEKARLTQRKSRDESFRVTLVGYTNVGKSSLLNALCGADVLVENKLFATLDTSTRRVFIPGADNVVISDTVGFLRKLPHHLVASFKSTLSVVSEAQLLILMLDASSEWSEQQLQTVQSVLKELGAENTPRLIVFNKIDLVKDPFVRKQLSIKHPEAIFISTYNKEDIATLKEHIARAVANFEKEKQIAEIIKRKTKKLVHS is encoded by the coding sequence ATGATAGAAACCAGACAGATCGCAGAAAAAATAATCCTTGCAGGTCTTCAGACATCCGGGACAGACCCTGCGCTCTTTGAGGAAGACATGCATGAGATGCAGCTTTTATGTGAAACAGCGGGCGCATCTGTTGTTGCAATCATAACTCAGAAGAGAGAAAGACCCGAGTCTTCCACTTATCTGGGACGGGGGAAAATCGAAGAGATCCGCGCTGTCATGAAAGCCAATGATGCCAAAACGCTGATCATTGATGCGCAGCTTTCGCCTGCACAGGTCCGCAATATAGAGAAGATTGTGCAGGGAAAAGTGATCGATCGAAGCCAGTTGATTCTTGATATCTTTGCAAAACATGCACGTACAAGTGAATCGAGGATTCAGGTTGAACTTGCCCAGATGCGCACTCTTTACCCAAGATTGACTCATGCCTGGACCCATTTCTCACAGCAGGTAGGCGGAATCGGTACTCGTGGGCCTGGTGAGAAGCAGCTTGAAATCGACCGCCGTCTCGTACAGAAAAAAATCTCAGATCTCAAAGATAAACTGAAGAAAATCGAAAAAGCACGTCTGACTCAGCGTAAGAGCCGTGATGAATCATTCAGGGTTACACTGGTGGGGTACACAAATGTCGGCAAGTCATCACTGCTCAATGCTCTCTGCGGAGCCGATGTTTTGGTGGAAAACAAGCTTTTCGCTACACTCGACACATCAACAAGACGTGTCTTTATTCCGGGTGCAGACAATGTTGTGATCTCTGATACAGTAGGATTTCTTCGCAAACTGCCCCATCACCTGGTGGCTTCCTTTAAAAGCACTCTGAGTGTGGTCTCTGAGGCACAACTGCTGATATTGATGTTAGATGCTTCAAGTGAATGGTCAGAACAGCAGTTGCAGACTGTGCAATCGGTACTTAAAGAACTTGGGGCGGAAAATACTCCCCGGCTGATAGTGTTCAATAAAATCGATCTGGTAAAAGATCCCTTTGTCAGAAAGCAACTCTCAATCAAACATCCGGAAGCTATATTTATTTCAACGTACAACAAAGAGGATATAGCGACTCTGAAAGAACATATTGCACGGGCGGTAGCCAACTTTGAAAAAGAAAAACAGATCGCAGAAATCATCAAACGGAAAACCAAAAAACTGGTCCATTCCTGA
- a CDS encoding helix-turn-helix domain-containing protein, protein MSENNQKDLTNPPENSGERAGDILRKERINRRITIETIAKDLKLNVNYIKSLEASEYESLPADPYVRVYLRSLAKYLSLDPDEILKKFYMERGMSIDQYGCDPSNKIQVSMREKEENRSPMLIIAVILIVLLGAFSFFANKKGWISFPDSSFSTDSATTTASGTVVNDSILDDSLFSGAPVQPSDSQVAVDTSAVAAVDTGMMRLTITVTGDSVSVQVFSDGKSWKNIIYNGDIREFYARDSLNVQVANNTKVKYVFNGNELQVKGKNMVIFKLNKLGKPIPWSTTRWNTTFKDRL, encoded by the coding sequence ATGTCAGAGAATAATCAGAAGGATCTCACCAACCCGCCGGAGAACTCAGGTGAAAGGGCAGGAGATATCCTCAGGAAAGAACGGATCAACCGTCGTATCACAATCGAGACGATCGCCAAAGATCTCAAGCTGAATGTTAATTACATCAAATCTCTGGAAGCGAGTGAGTATGAGTCACTTCCCGCGGATCCCTACGTGCGGGTTTATCTGAGATCATTAGCCAAGTACCTCTCATTGGATCCTGATGAGATTCTCAAGAAATTCTACATGGAACGCGGTATGAGCATTGACCAGTACGGCTGCGATCCATCGAACAAAATTCAGGTTTCGATGAGAGAGAAAGAGGAAAACAGAAGCCCGATGCTTATTATCGCGGTGATCCTGATTGTGCTCCTTGGTGCTTTCAGCTTCTTTGCGAATAAGAAGGGATGGATTTCATTTCCGGATTCTTCCTTTTCCACAGATTCTGCAACCACCACTGCATCAGGAACAGTGGTAAACGATTCAATTCTTGATGACAGTCTTTTTTCCGGTGCCCCCGTACAGCCATCAGACAGTCAGGTAGCAGTGGACACATCTGCGGTAGCAGCAGTTGACACTGGAATGATGCGTCTGACGATCACAGTTACAGGTGATTCAGTGTCGGTTCAGGTCTTCTCGGATGGAAAATCATGGAAAAATATTATCTATAATGGCGACATAAGGGAGTTTTATGCCCGCGACAGTCTCAATGTCCAGGTCGCCAACAACACCAAAGTAAAGTACGTTTTCAACGGCAATGAACTGCAGGTCAAAGGGAAAAACATGGTGATTTTCAAACTGAATAAATTGGGTAAACCAATACCCTGGTCTACCACCAGATGGAACACCACTTTTAAAGACCGTCTCTGA
- a CDS encoding GNAT family N-acetyltransferase, translating to MLANAKVHKFFPKTLNRKEAQEFFNEVQKRQSEDGLSFWAVIRKTDMRFLGICGLFKQTIDGKEEIEVGYRINDEFWGKGYGTEAAAGCIGYAKNKLGLSSVISLILKENRQSIRVAEKNGLTLEKETIFKGKMHQVYRIRF from the coding sequence TTGTTAGCAAATGCTAAAGTCCACAAATTTTTCCCAAAAACACTGAACAGGAAAGAGGCTCAAGAGTTCTTTAATGAAGTTCAGAAAAGACAGAGTGAGGATGGTTTATCCTTTTGGGCAGTGATAAGGAAAACCGATATGAGATTCCTGGGAATATGCGGATTGTTTAAGCAAACCATCGATGGAAAAGAGGAAATCGAAGTTGGGTACAGAATCAATGATGAGTTCTGGGGTAAAGGGTACGGGACTGAAGCTGCAGCAGGCTGCATAGGCTATGCAAAAAACAAATTGGGATTATCCTCAGTTATTAGTCTCATTCTAAAGGAAAATAGGCAATCCATACGGGTGGCAGAGAAGAATGGGTTGACATTGGAAAAGGAAACGATATTTAAGGGTAAAATGCACCAGGTTTATAGAATCAGATTTTGA
- a CDS encoding inositol monophosphatase, translated as MQNITRVIIETAKEAGKLIFSLVGKTHSRKKGASYNLVTQADMNAEEIILRRLKDAYPDIEVLSEETHSRQSTDTEKLWIIDPLDGTNNFAHTIPQYSVSIAYAEKGEVLAGAVYDPSRDELFSAEKGRGAFLNGKPVSVSTRSSLRDSIIATGFYYDRGEMMEKTLGSLYRLFKADIQGMRRMGSAALDLCWTACGRYDGYFEYMLSPWDFAAGSLIVKEAGGRYCDREGNSSGLSGTGAICSNGLIHDDLVKLTRYSDYPVPRFD; from the coding sequence ATGCAAAATATAACCAGAGTAATAATAGAGACCGCAAAAGAAGCCGGAAAGCTGATTTTTTCTCTCGTGGGGAAAACCCACTCCAGGAAAAAGGGTGCAAGCTATAACCTTGTTACCCAGGCCGATATGAATGCAGAGGAGATAATCCTGCGCCGCCTTAAAGATGCTTATCCCGATATCGAGGTACTCAGCGAGGAGACCCATTCCAGGCAAAGCACAGATACAGAAAAACTCTGGATTATCGATCCGCTCGATGGCACGAACAATTTCGCACATACTATTCCTCAATATTCCGTTTCAATAGCTTATGCCGAAAAAGGAGAAGTTCTCGCCGGTGCCGTTTACGATCCCTCCAGAGATGAACTGTTTTCAGCAGAAAAGGGCAGGGGGGCATTTCTAAATGGCAAACCCGTCTCTGTATCAACTCGTAGCTCTTTACGCGATTCGATAATCGCTACCGGATTCTACTATGACCGGGGGGAGATGATGGAGAAAACACTGGGATCACTGTACAGACTGTTCAAAGCTGATATTCAGGGTATGCGGAGGATGGGGAGCGCTGCGCTTGACTTGTGCTGGACTGCCTGCGGAAGGTATGACGGGTATTTTGAGTACATGCTCTCACCATGGGATTTTGCAGCAGGATCACTTATTGTGAAGGAGGCGGGAGGGAGATACTGCGACAGGGAAGGCAACAGCAGCGGGCTTTCAGGCACAGGTGCTATCTGCAGTAACGGACTTATTCATGATGATCTTGTAAAGCTGACCAGGTACAGTGATTACCCGGTGCCAAGGTTTGATTAA
- the hisC gene encoding histidinol-phosphate transaminase — translation MKSEDALGLINKSIRSLQAYHLEPLDLPVKLNQNENPYDWPEPVKKEIAEFCMNRPWNRYPPFIPENLKERVAQYAGVSPEGIIIGNGSNEMILILMLSLMSRSAKVIISQPTFTVYKLLSDGLGGETLCVSMKDDLSFDVDSLKKACRDKPGSVLILCSPNNPTGGSLSREEIEEILDVHTGFFILDQAYVEFGGFNAIPLISRYPNLIITRTFSKAFAAAGLRLGYMIGSPEIIAEINKIKLPYNVNFFSEHVASVLIRNRPLLDNTIKEIISERESLLQVLRSLPFDNVYPSESNFILVRTETKQALFDFLKSKGILIRDVSKYPMLQNCLRISIGKPEENALLKDALREYFSSR, via the coding sequence ATGAAAAGTGAAGATGCTCTGGGTCTGATAAATAAAAGTATCCGTTCTCTTCAGGCCTATCACCTCGAGCCTCTGGATCTGCCTGTAAAGCTCAACCAGAATGAAAATCCCTATGACTGGCCAGAACCGGTAAAAAAGGAGATAGCAGAGTTCTGCATGAACCGTCCCTGGAACCGCTATCCCCCATTTATCCCTGAAAATCTCAAGGAGAGGGTGGCTCAGTATGCCGGTGTTTCTCCTGAGGGAATTATCATCGGAAACGGTTCCAACGAGATGATCCTTATCCTGATGCTCTCACTGATGAGCAGGTCAGCGAAGGTCATAATCTCACAGCCTACATTTACCGTCTACAAACTTCTCTCTGACGGGCTTGGCGGAGAAACGCTTTGTGTAAGTATGAAAGATGACCTCTCTTTTGATGTAGATTCGCTGAAAAAAGCGTGCAGAGACAAACCGGGATCGGTTCTTATCCTCTGTTCTCCCAATAATCCCACCGGCGGTTCTCTCAGCCGTGAAGAGATCGAGGAAATCCTGGATGTACACACCGGATTCTTTATCCTGGATCAGGCATACGTGGAATTCGGCGGTTTCAACGCCATTCCCCTTATAAGCAGGTATCCTAATCTTATAATAACCCGCACATTCTCAAAAGCCTTTGCAGCAGCCGGTTTACGTCTGGGTTATATGATCGGTTCGCCAGAAATTATAGCAGAGATTAATAAGATTAAGCTGCCTTACAACGTGAACTTCTTTTCCGAGCATGTAGCATCGGTTCTGATCCGGAACCGTCCTTTGCTCGATAATACCATAAAGGAAATTATCTCAGAACGTGAGAGCCTCCTGCAGGTTCTCCGGAGTCTTCCTTTTGACAACGTTTATCCCAGTGAATCGAATTTCATTCTTGTCAGAACAGAAACGAAGCAGGCCCTTTTCGATTTTCTGAAATCAAAGGGTATTCTGATCAGGGATGTATCGAAGTATCCGATGCTTCAGAATTGCCTGCGGATAAGCATAGGTAAACCAGAGGAAAATGCTCTGCTTAAGGACGCACTCAGGGAGTACTTCAGCAGCAGGTGA
- the rimO gene encoding 30S ribosomal protein S12 methylthiotransferase RimO yields MPGVALQNLGCSKNLIDGERILGFFRSSGFEPVQDMREAEIIIVNTCAFIREAQEEAIETILESASYKKEGKCRTLVVTGCFSQRYREEVAGQFPEVNIWAGVDDWEKVLAEHFASSKQVSFERELMEPLSTQYIKIAEGCSHKCSFCAIPSIRGPFKSRSPQSIIEEAVWLYSKGARELILVAQDTSFYGRESGFTLTALLEELLKKTSFHWIRMMYLHPQFVDDSLLKLVASEKRICPYFDIPLQHISDPILKSMHRSPLSAGIYKLIERIRSIVPDAALRSSFILGYPGEKENHFNELRKFIEFARFDKLGVFPFSPEQGTSAYSMKARPRTSTTQRRCEELMLLQREVSREIMESKIGTSIEVIVDSVSEDPDYNFEARSRSDAPEIDGKVFISSGSYAPGTFVKVKIFGAGDYDLFAESLDKGCDCL; encoded by the coding sequence ATGCCTGGAGTAGCGCTGCAGAATCTCGGGTGCAGTAAGAATCTAATAGACGGAGAGAGAATCCTGGGATTCTTCCGGTCATCAGGATTTGAACCGGTGCAGGACATGCGTGAAGCAGAGATTATCATAGTCAATACCTGCGCATTTATCCGTGAAGCACAGGAAGAAGCGATAGAGACAATTCTGGAATCCGCTTCCTATAAAAAAGAGGGAAAATGCAGGACTCTTGTGGTAACAGGCTGTTTTTCCCAGCGCTACAGAGAAGAAGTTGCCGGCCAGTTTCCTGAAGTAAATATATGGGCTGGCGTTGACGACTGGGAAAAAGTTCTTGCAGAGCATTTCGCCAGCAGTAAACAGGTCTCTTTTGAACGAGAACTCATGGAACCTCTTTCAACCCAGTATATCAAGATAGCTGAAGGATGTTCTCACAAGTGTTCTTTCTGCGCCATACCTTCTATAAGGGGGCCGTTTAAAAGCAGATCCCCTCAGTCTATAATCGAGGAGGCGGTCTGGCTTTACAGCAAAGGCGCAAGAGAGCTTATCCTTGTCGCCCAGGACACATCATTTTACGGACGGGAATCAGGTTTTACCCTCACTGCACTTCTTGAGGAACTGCTCAAGAAGACATCATTCCACTGGATCCGCATGATGTATTTACATCCACAATTCGTTGATGACTCGCTTCTGAAGTTAGTCGCATCAGAGAAAAGAATCTGTCCCTATTTTGACATCCCTCTTCAGCATATTTCCGATCCGATACTGAAAAGCATGCATAGATCTCCCCTTTCGGCAGGTATTTACAAATTAATCGAGAGGATACGGTCTATTGTCCCTGATGCCGCACTGAGGAGTTCATTTATTCTGGGATACCCCGGGGAGAAGGAAAATCACTTCAATGAACTGCGTAAATTCATTGAGTTCGCCCGCTTCGACAAACTTGGTGTTTTCCCATTCTCTCCTGAGCAGGGTACAAGCGCATACAGCATGAAAGCACGTCCCCGGACATCTACAACTCAGAGACGTTGCGAGGAACTGATGCTTTTACAGAGGGAGGTCAGCAGAGAGATAATGGAAAGTAAAATTGGAACGAGCATTGAAGTTATAGTTGACTCTGTATCAGAGGATCCGGATTACAATTTTGAGGCACGTTCCAGATCAGATGCACCGGAGATCGATGGAAAAGTATTCATAAGCAGCGGAAGTTATGCTCCCGGAACTTTTGTAAAAGTAAAGATTTTCGGTGCCGGAGATTATGATCTATTCGCTGAGTCTCTGGACAAGGGATGCGATTGTTTATAA
- a CDS encoding TatD family hydrolase yields the protein MWIDSHAHLYDFDEREVEELLAEARRESVSCVLSTATSLQTAQKVISQCSSFKEIYGAVGISPFDVESLDENWETELCALLDNPGIIAVGEIGIDNTNPSYPPLQKQIPVFKKQLTIAREIDKPAVIHSRGAEIEALEICMELGIKKVLFHCFTGSRDSLLKIIEAGYCISFSGIVTFKNSPLTDLVPLVPGDRLFIETDTPYLAPVPFRGKRNRPGLVRYTGEKIAEIRGVTSKKLMEILEENFGRFFGVSV from the coding sequence ATGTGGATAGACTCCCACGCTCATCTCTACGATTTTGATGAGAGAGAGGTTGAAGAACTGCTTGCGGAGGCCCGGAGGGAGTCTGTTTCCTGCGTTCTTTCCACGGCCACCAGTTTACAGACTGCCCAAAAGGTGATCTCCCAGTGCTCCTCATTCAAGGAAATTTACGGAGCAGTGGGAATCTCCCCTTTTGATGTGGAATCGCTTGATGAGAACTGGGAAACAGAGCTCTGTGCATTGCTGGACAATCCGGGAATCATAGCAGTCGGTGAAATCGGTATTGACAACACCAACCCCTCTTATCCTCCACTTCAAAAACAGATCCCGGTTTTCAAAAAGCAGCTTACCATTGCGCGTGAAATTGACAAACCTGCGGTTATTCACTCACGCGGTGCTGAAATCGAGGCTTTGGAGATCTGCATGGAACTGGGAATCAAAAAAGTCCTGTTCCATTGCTTTACAGGAAGCCGCGATTCACTGCTGAAGATTATCGAAGCCGGATACTGCATTTCATTTTCGGGTATCGTAACATTTAAAAACTCGCCTCTTACAGACCTTGTTCCGCTTGTCCCTGGTGATCGTCTGTTTATCGAGACGGATACCCCCTACCTCGCACCTGTTCCATTCAGGGGAAAAAGAAACAGACCCGGCCTGGTGCGTTATACCGGTGAAAAAATAGCGGAAATCAGGGGAGTGACAAGTAAAAAATTGATGGAGATTCTGGAGGAGAATTTCGGGAGATTCTTTGGGGTGAGTGTGTAA
- the obgE gene encoding GTPase ObgE: MFIDEAVINVKAGDGGNGCFSYERLKYKPKGSPDGGDGGRGGHIYVVGSTQIHTLQDTAYRQHYKASRGEHGKGSRKFGAKGKDIFIPVPLGTVIYDETSNEIIADCLKEGEQIIVAKGGRGGRGNGSLVSPRNPNPERSEPGKPGEEKKLRLVLKSLADVGLVGRPNAGKSTFLTKISRARPKIADYPFTTKEPHLGIVKMPWGHDSFVVADIPGLIEDCHKGKGLGIRFLRHIERTKVLVILVESSSEDPVADADVLIEEMGHYSKSLLEKPRYFILTKTDLLSEDKTQRIPEGWGAMSAVTGEGVNEVIAKISELVIKSRRENPDVIC, translated from the coding sequence ATGTTTATTGATGAAGCAGTCATTAACGTCAAAGCTGGAGACGGGGGCAATGGGTGCTTCTCCTATGAGCGCCTGAAGTACAAACCTAAAGGAAGCCCTGACGGTGGAGATGGGGGGCGTGGTGGTCATATCTATGTTGTGGGTTCCACGCAAATTCACACTCTCCAGGATACTGCTTACCGCCAGCACTATAAAGCCTCCCGGGGCGAACACGGAAAAGGCTCGAGAAAATTCGGAGCCAAGGGTAAAGACATCTTCATACCGGTACCACTGGGAACTGTTATATACGATGAGACCAGCAATGAGATAATTGCAGACTGCCTCAAAGAGGGTGAACAGATTATCGTGGCAAAAGGGGGACGCGGCGGCAGGGGTAACGGATCACTGGTGTCGCCCAGAAACCCCAATCCGGAGAGATCTGAACCAGGAAAACCGGGAGAGGAGAAAAAACTCCGTCTGGTCCTTAAGAGCCTGGCTGATGTAGGGCTGGTTGGAAGACCCAATGCGGGAAAATCCACTTTTCTCACAAAAATTTCCAGAGCCCGTCCCAAAATTGCCGACTATCCATTTACCACAAAAGAGCCTCATCTGGGGATAGTAAAGATGCCATGGGGACATGATTCCTTTGTGGTCGCTGACATTCCCGGTCTGATCGAAGACTGCCACAAGGGTAAGGGTTTGGGAATCCGTTTCCTGCGTCATATCGAGCGTACGAAGGTCCTTGTCATTCTGGTAGAATCTTCTTCTGAGGACCCTGTTGCTGATGCAGATGTGCTGATAGAAGAAATGGGACACTACAGTAAAAGTTTATTGGAAAAACCCAGATATTTTATTCTCACTAAAACTGATCTCTTAAGCGAGGATAAGACTCAGAGGATTCCTGAAGGGTGGGGAGCCATGTCTGCTGTGACCGGAGAGGGTGTTAATGAGGTAATCGCAAAGATAAGTGAATTAGTGATCAAGAGCCGCAGAGAGAATCCGGATGTGATTTGCTGA